The following proteins come from a genomic window of bacterium:
- the rsxA gene encoding electron transport complex subunit RsxA codes for MTIASMLTLLFSAIMINNVIFARFLGICPYLGVSNSIETATGMAMAVTFVMTLCAIVTWPIQMYILNPLHLEYLQTIVFILVIASLVQFVELFMRKYARGLFDALGIYLPLITTNCAVLGIAILCIKQNYNLVQSIVFSFASALGFGMALIIFAGIRERFEVTDIPGPMRGAAIGLITAGILAMAFTGFSGMVK; via the coding sequence ATGACCATCGCCTCCATGCTCACGCTGCTGTTCAGCGCGATCATGATCAATAACGTCATCTTTGCCCGGTTTTTAGGCATCTGCCCTTATCTCGGCGTTTCCAATTCCATCGAGACCGCCACCGGCATGGCTATGGCTGTGACCTTTGTCATGACCCTGTGCGCCATCGTCACCTGGCCGATTCAGATGTATATATTAAATCCGCTGCATCTGGAGTATCTGCAGACCATCGTATTCATTCTGGTCATCGCCAGCCTGGTACAGTTCGTCGAGCTGTTCATGCGCAAATACGCCAGAGGATTGTTCGATGCCTTGGGCATCTATCTGCCGCTCATCACCACCAACTGCGCGGTCCTCGGCATCGCGATCCTGTGCATCAAACAGAACTACAACCTGGTGCAATCCATCGTTTTTTCATTCGCCAGTGCACTCGGCTTCGGCATGGCGTTGATCATCTTTGCCGGAATTCGTGAGCGGTTCGAGGTGACGGACATCCCCGGCCCCATGCGCGGTGCTGCCATCGGCCTCATCACCGCCGGTATTCTAGCCATGGCGTTTACCGGTTTTTCCGGCATGGTCAAATAA
- a CDS encoding phosphatase PAP2 family protein, with product MMHTRLRIERWFLFALSLNAFAAGPEDAPIASVLHSDFSECVQTGVALLKAPRHFSSGQWLTTSAVLTATVALFAVDKDIRRFAQHQHSSFNDHLFKVDRYYGNGYTLLVTGGLYAVGLVFDKPGCRKAGLRATQACAYSALWVAVGKAAIGRRRPNAGDSQLFFKPFTLQDYFDSLPSGHAALSFAAATVGAGSTNVTWQKILCYSSAGVITGARLYHNVHWLSDVFLGSAVGCWVGSQVMRKQASVSSVQTGRRWHLACSTDRVGVTLTW from the coding sequence ATGATGCATACTCGATTGCGCATAGAAAGGTGGTTTCTGTTTGCTCTCAGCTTGAACGCATTTGCCGCCGGTCCTGAAGATGCGCCTATCGCCTCTGTGCTGCACAGCGATTTTTCGGAGTGTGTGCAGACCGGGGTGGCCCTGCTCAAAGCGCCGCGGCACTTTTCCTCTGGGCAGTGGCTGACCACATCCGCTGTGCTGACCGCCACCGTTGCCCTGTTCGCCGTCGACAAAGACATTCGCCGCTTTGCACAGCATCAGCATTCATCCTTCAACGATCATTTGTTCAAAGTGGATCGCTATTACGGCAACGGTTATACCCTGCTGGTGACCGGCGGTCTGTATGCCGTGGGGCTGGTGTTTGACAAACCAGGCTGTCGTAAGGCCGGACTGCGCGCCACTCAGGCCTGCGCGTATTCAGCCCTTTGGGTTGCAGTCGGCAAGGCGGCCATCGGTCGCCGGCGCCCCAACGCGGGCGACAGCCAGCTCTTCTTCAAACCCTTCACGCTTCAAGATTACTTTGACTCTCTTCCCAGCGGCCATGCCGCTCTCTCTTTTGCCGCCGCCACGGTGGGGGCTGGTTCAACCAATGTCACTTGGCAGAAAATACTCTGTTATAGCTCTGCCGGGGTGATCACTGGCGCACGGCTCTATCATAACGTTCACTGGCTCTCCGACGTCTTTCTCGGCAGCGCCGTCGGCTGTTGGGTTGGCTCCCAGGTCATGCGTAAACAGGCTTCAGTCTCTTCGGTGCAAACCGGCCGCCGCTGGCATCTTGCCTGTTCCACAGACCGGGTGGGGGTGACGCTCACCTGGTAG